One window from the genome of Nitrospirae bacterium YQR-1 encodes:
- a CDS encoding DUF454 family protein has translation MSKIIFASSCPSVMFDNATLPAESLSAIGAEIYIPFEVKHSIPGRLRVVSEACIANKTLLEAVNTKILSIAGIKETSLNNNCGSIAINYDEQLINEACILRNLSIINLNLPAIETNSIMPVTKSLVLDVNTDAKPNRLYEAVGGLLAGAGVIGIIIPGIPGIPILLLSAYFLSRSSGPLYKKLLENEYIGRYLKKTDKPALNNNLKK, from the coding sequence ATGAGTAAAATCATTTTTGCATCCTCTTGCCCATCTGTTATGTTTGATAACGCCACCCTGCCGGCAGAGAGTTTAAGTGCGATTGGGGCGGAAATATACATCCCTTTTGAAGTAAAACATTCCATCCCAGGGCGCCTTAGAGTGGTGTCGGAGGCTTGCATTGCAAATAAAACCCTGCTTGAGGCTGTTAACACAAAGATTCTCTCAATAGCGGGCATAAAGGAAACCTCTTTAAACAACAACTGTGGCAGTATTGCCATAAATTATGACGAGCAATTAATTAACGAGGCATGTATTTTAAGAAATCTTAGCATAATTAATTTAAATTTGCCTGCTATTGAAACCAACAGCATTATGCCTGTAACAAAATCACTGGTTTTGGATGTTAATACAGATGCCAAACCAAACAGGTTATATGAGGCTGTCGGGGGGCTGCTGGCTGGTGCAGGTGTCATCGGTATTATAATACCTGGTATCCCCGGCATTCCAATTTTACTTCTTTCCGCATATTTTCTCTCCAGAAGTTCCGGGCCTTTATACAAAAAACTCCTTGAAAATGAATACATCGGCAGGTACCTGAAAAAAACAGACAAGCCGGCGCTTAACAATAATCTTAAGAAATGA
- the tadA gene encoding Flp pilus assembly complex ATPase component TadA — MDDLDKNQQLEDEFIYKIEAIKKPKTDVPEIINYFIAAREINASDIYFSVDECPVLKRHGKFHKLLESPFYRPEELKRLIYGILDKNQIEQFEKQLDMELMYVSDHTGSIRINLYHAQDGIGAACRIIPRTIPDFQELGPKESLEKIAELDDGFVLITGEARSGKSTTLASLIEHININKKKYIITIEDIIEYHHANQSSLLDQRQVGVHTRDFATAVNAAIRSKADVIVLTDIQCKDALNLAMNAAEAGTLVIAVMRTFGGSGEAIFRMLNFYTESEQRYARYQLSRVLRSIIWQHLLPLKDFKGTVPAMEILHNTKKISELIRTNQLDKINKEVGKGTSLGMQTMEQSFEFLKTIHELEENVSLAFRYGKYLLALL, encoded by the coding sequence ATGGATGATTTAGATAAAAATCAACAGTTAGAGGACGAGTTTATATATAAAATTGAGGCTATAAAAAAACCGAAGACCGACGTGCCGGAAATTATAAACTACTTTATAGCGGCACGTGAGATAAACGCCTCAGATATATATTTCTCTGTTGATGAATGTCCAGTGCTAAAGCGCCACGGGAAATTTCATAAGCTACTGGAGAGCCCCTTTTACCGGCCTGAGGAACTCAAACGTCTCATATATGGGATTTTGGATAAAAACCAGATAGAACAATTTGAAAAGCAGTTAGACATGGAGCTGATGTATGTAAGCGACCATACAGGAAGTATAAGGATTAATCTCTATCATGCTCAGGATGGCATCGGGGCTGCATGCCGGATAATTCCACGCACGATACCAGACTTTCAGGAATTAGGCCCAAAGGAATCACTTGAGAAAATTGCAGAGTTGGATGACGGTTTTGTTCTTATAACCGGTGAGGCAAGATCGGGGAAATCCACCACTTTGGCATCCTTAATTGAGCACATAAATATTAATAAGAAGAAATACATTATTACCATAGAAGACATAATCGAGTATCATCATGCCAACCAGTCCTCACTGCTGGATCAGCGTCAGGTGGGAGTTCACACCAGAGACTTTGCAACAGCTGTAAATGCCGCCATAAGAAGTAAGGCAGACGTGATAGTGCTAACCGATATACAGTGTAAAGATGCCTTGAATCTTGCCATGAATGCTGCAGAGGCAGGGACTTTGGTAATAGCTGTGATGCGGACATTTGGGGGTTCAGGGGAGGCGATATTCAGAATGCTGAATTTTTACACGGAAAGCGAGCAGCGATATGCCAGATATCAGCTCTCACGGGTGCTAAGATCAATCATTTGGCAGCATCTTCTGCCTCTTAAGGATTTTAAGGGAACAGTTCCGGCTATGGAAATCCTGCACAACACTAAGAAAATCTCCGAGTTGATACGAACAAACCAGCTGGATAAGATCAACAAAGAGGTTGGAAAGGGCACCTCACTGGGAATGCAAACGATGGAGCAGTCCTTTGAGTTTCTTAAAACTATTCATGAGCTTGAGGAAAATGTCTCTCTTGCATTCAGATATGGAAAGTACCTACTGGCTTTGTTGTAG
- a CDS encoding type IV pilus twitching motility protein PilT — protein sequence MLYLAPNDSPYIRAGNTLSKVGKIAPLNEKMTEEIVDLLISRAIIKVEKPITESRFNYESKEAGSFKVLVTLGCNGYMLSVSPVFEEIPDIDALDLPQIIKDLAKVQSGLILVIGKNNSGKSATVASYVDFINKNYNRRIVVIEEPALYYHKSWLSIVKQPFVRLSEISDISKTFDNAIGAASVLAIDGLPMYETMKLSLAASGRGLLVIAAVGGGGGISETLRLMIDCFPKSHRKDAKKTLSTTLKAVLWQNLLPKNDAAGVIPVFEILLNDPVISALLFNEEFHLLRPVMAAGSHRGMKTITQALAEMTNNKLINKEAAEKFRNDTYSYYVNPVKEAYY from the coding sequence GTGCTCTATCTGGCCCCTAACGACAGCCCATATATCAGAGCTGGAAACACTCTTTCCAAAGTCGGCAAAATTGCCCCTTTAAATGAAAAAATGACGGAGGAGATCGTTGATTTACTCATAAGCCGTGCAATCATAAAGGTGGAAAAACCAATTACTGAGTCAAGGTTTAATTATGAAAGCAAGGAAGCAGGGAGTTTTAAAGTACTGGTAACGCTGGGATGCAATGGTTATATGTTGTCGGTAAGTCCGGTTTTTGAGGAAATACCTGATATAGATGCTTTAGACTTACCACAAATAATCAAGGACCTTGCAAAGGTGCAATCAGGGCTTATACTGGTTATCGGGAAAAACAACTCCGGCAAAAGTGCCACAGTGGCTTCATATGTTGATTTTATAAATAAAAACTATAACAGGAGAATTGTTGTGATTGAGGAGCCTGCCTTGTATTATCATAAAAGCTGGCTTTCAATAGTAAAGCAGCCGTTTGTCAGGCTGTCGGAAATTTCAGATATTTCAAAAACATTTGATAATGCCATCGGAGCGGCCTCGGTGCTTGCCATAGACGGCCTTCCGATGTATGAAACAATGAAGCTCTCGCTTGCGGCTTCCGGAAGGGGGCTTTTGGTAATAGCAGCGGTTGGCGGCGGCGGTGGGATTTCCGAAACTCTCAGATTAATGATAGATTGTTTTCCTAAGAGCCATAGGAAAGATGCCAAAAAAACACTTTCCACGACATTAAAGGCGGTTCTCTGGCAAAATCTCTTACCTAAAAATGATGCTGCAGGAGTAATTCCTGTTTTTGAAATACTTCTTAACGACCCTGTAATATCAGCCTTGTTATTTAATGAGGAATTCCATCTTCTCAGACCTGTTATGGCGGCAGGCTCCCACAGGGGGATGAAAACTATAACTCAGGCGTTGGCCGAGATGACAAATAATAAACTTATAAACAAAGAGGCAGCAGAGAAATTCAGAAACGATACATATTCTTATTATGTTAATCCGGTAAAAGAGGCATATTATTGA